One window of Camelina sativa cultivar DH55 chromosome 4, Cs, whole genome shotgun sequence genomic DNA carries:
- the LOC104782387 gene encoding elongation factor 1-alpha 1 encodes MGKEKFHINIVVIGHVDSGKSTTTGHLIYKLGGIDKRVIERFEKEAAEMNKRSFKYAWVLDKLKAERERGITIDIALWKFETTKYYCTVIDAPGHRDFIKNMITGTSQADCAVLIIDSTTGGFEAGISKDGQTREHALLAFTLGVKQMICCCNKMDATTPKYSKARYDEIIKEVSSYLKKVGYNPDKIPFVPISGFEGDNMIERSTNLDWYKGPTLLEALDQINEPKRPSDKPLRLPLQDVYKIGGIGTVPVGRVETGLIKPGMVVTFAPTGLTTEVKSVEMHHESLLEALPGDNVGFNVKNVAVKDLKRGYVASNSKDDPAKGAANFTSQVIIMNHPGQIGNGYAPVLDCHTSHIAVKFSEILTKIDRRSGKEIEKEPKFLKNGDAGMVKMTPTKPMVVETFSEYPPLGRFAVRDMRQTVAVGVIKSVDKKDPTGAKVTKAAVKKGAK; translated from the exons ATGGGTAAAGAGAAGTTTCACATCAACATTGTGGTCATTGGCCACGTCGATTCTGGTAAATCCACCACTACTGGTCACTTGATCTACAAGTTGGGTGGTATTGACAAGCGTGTCATTGAGAGGTTCGAGAAGGAGGCTGCTGAGATGAACAAGCGTTCCTTCAAGTACGCATGGGTCTTGGACAAACTTAAGGCCGAGAGAGAGCGTGGTATCACCATTGACATTGCCCTTTGGAAGTTCGAGACAACCAAGTACTACTGCACAGTCATTGATGCTCCTGGTCACCGTGATTTCATCAAGAACATGATTACCGGTACCTCCCAGGCTGATTGTGCTGTCCTTATCATTGACTCCACCACTGGTGGTTTTGAGGCTGGTATCTCCAAGGATGGTCAGACCCGTGAGCACGCTCTCCTTGCTTTCACCCTTGGTGTCAAACAGATGATCTGCTGTTGTAACAAG ATGGATGCCACTACCCCCAAGTACTCTAAGGCTAGGTACGATGAAATCATCAAGGAGGTGTCTTCCTACCTGAAGAAGGTTGGGTACAACCCTGACAAAATCCCGTTTGTGCCCATCTCTGGATTCGAGGGTGACAACATGATTGAGAGGTCCACCAACCTTGACTGGTACAAGGGACCAACTCTCCTTGAGGCTCTTGACCAGATCAACGAGCCCAAGAGGCCATCTGACAAGCCCCTTCGTCTCCCACTTCAGGACGTCTACAAGATTGGTGGTATTGGAACGGTGCCAGTTGGACGTGTTGAGACTGGTTTGATCAAGCCCGGTATGGTTGTGACCTTTGCCCCCACAGGGTTGACCACTGAGGTCAAGTCTGTTGAGATGCACCACGAGTCTCTTCTTGAGGCGCTTCCCGGTGACAATGTTGGGTTCAATGTTAAGAATGTTGCTGTGAAGGATCTTAAGAGAGGGTATGTCGCCTCCAACTCCAAGGATGACCCTGCCAAGGGAGCTGCCAACTTCACCTCCCAGGTTATCATCATGAACCACCCTGGTCAGATTGGAAACGGTTACGCCCCAGTCCTCGATTGCCACACCTCTCACATTGCAGTCAAGTTCTCTGAGATCTTGACCAAGATTGACAGGCGTTCTGGTAAGGAGATTGAGAAGGAGCCCAAGTTTTTGAAGAATGGTGATGCCGGTATGGTGAAGATGACTCCTACCAAGCCCATGGTTGTTGAGACTTTCTCTGAGTACCCACCATTGGGACGTTTTGCTGTGAGGGACATGAGGCAGACTGTTGCAGTCGGTGTCATCAAGAGTGTCGACAAGAAGGACCCAACTGGAGCCAAGGTTACCAAGGCTGCAGTCAAGAAGGGTGCGAAGTGA